The genome window CCATCGCCTCGTCGCCGCTAGCCGTGACGCCTACCAAAATTTCGCCCGAGATCGCGACCTTGACGAGGCCGCTTGAAGCTCTGCCGTAGCCTCGCAAAATAACGCAACCGCCCTCAAATTCGTTTAAGATAGCAATACCAAGCGGCGTCTTTCCGCTACCGCCTAGGGTTAAATTCCCGATGCTGATAATCGGGATGCCAAAATCTAAAGCTTTGCTAAATTTCGCCTTTAAAATCACGCCCGCGCAGTAAAGCACGCTCAAGGGCAAAAGCGCTATAGCTAGGCACTTTTGCCACAGATTCGGAGCGTAAAAATACTCCTGCGCGAAGGCGTAAATTTTCCTTTTAAACACGCGTTTTGGCTATCTCTCGCACGCTCTCGCAGATATAGGCGACCTCTTCGTCGCTAAGCGCGTTATAAACCGGCAGCGAAAGCACCTGCTGATATGTTTTTAGCGCATTCGGGAAGGAATTTACCTTAAGCCCGTATTTGCTTTTATAGTAGCTCAAAAGGTGCATCGGCTTATAGTGAAGCGCCGTGTGGATGCCGCGTTCTAGCAGCTCTTTAGCGAACCCGTCGCGGTTTTTATCGATCTTGATGATGTACTGGATGTAGACGTGATCGCGCTTTTTGATCGGTAGCGAGACGTGCGGGCAGTCTGCGAGCTCTTTGTCGTAGATAGCTGCGATCTGTCTGCGTCGAGCGATAAATTTATCCGTTTTTTCAAACTGAGCCACCGCATACGCCGCGCAAAGCCCGGTGAGGTCATACTTCACGCCGATATCGACGACGTCGTAGACGTAGCCTAGGTTGCCGTCTTTATCTATGCCGCCTTTTATGATCGCGTGGTTTCGTAGCAACCTAGCGCGCTCGGCGACCGCGTCGTCGTCGGTCAGCATAAAGCCGGCCGTCGCGATCGGGTTAGTTAGCTGCGAATGCACGTTAAAGCAAGAGATGAGCGAGCGGCTATCGGAGCCGATTTTAACTCCGTTATAGGTTAAACCGATGGACTTGCCCGCATCGTCTAGTACCTTTACGTCGTACTCCTGTGCGATAGCGTAAATTTCGTCCATATCAGAAGCCTGTCCCGCGACGTGGTTTACGAATATACCTTTTAGTTTTTTGTGATTGTGCACTTTTAGGGTATTTCGTAGCGACTCGGCATTCATATTAAAGTCGTCTTCGTTGATGTCGACGAATATCGGCTCGGCATCAAAGTGCCTGATCGCCTGCGCCACGCTCGGAGTGGAGTTTACCGAGCAGATGATCTTGTCGCCGCGTTTTAGATCCATCGAGCAAAGCGCCAAATGGTGGGCGGCGCTGTTGTTGTTTGTAGTGATGGCGTGCTTTACGCCAAAATACTCCGTAAGCTCGGACTCCAGCCTCTCCACGATCACCGATCCGTGGTCTTTTAGAGCCTCTTTGATGAGCGTGGTTTCGGCCTCGTCGATGGACGGTCGATAAAACGCTATCTCTTCCATTGTGCCTCCTTGTTTTTTATTTTTATCTTACCTTGAATTACGTTTCTTTTTTAAATTTGCTTTTGCGCCGATATTTGGACGGCTTTTATCTATATTTTAGCCAAGCTTGCCTCTGCTGCTTTTAGCAAACCTATCGCGACTTTGCCGTCAAATTTCGCCCTTTTCCCACAAAACCTCAGCTAAATTTATTGCCGTAGCAGTAAATTTAGCTCAAATTTTACTCGCCGTCCAAGCTAGCAACGGGCGGCAACGAGAGTTTAAATTTATTCGCTCTCATCCTTGAAAATATAGTCGCGACGAGTTTTGGATCAAATTCTTGCGCCAACTCGTCCTCGCTTTTGCTCTGAGCTAGACGCAAGACCTCATCTAGCCGCTCGTAGCTATAGCCTATGTCGGCCTCGTCGCTTTGCCCTTCCCAAAGGTCGGCGGACGGGGCTTTTGCGATGATTTTTTCATCGATGCCAAGCTCTTTAGCCAGCTCGTAAATTTCAGTCTTAAAGAGCTCGCCGATCGGATTTAGCGCGCACGCCATATCGCCGTAGATCGTGCCGTATCCAAGAAGGCGCTCGCTTTTGTTGCTAGTACCCACGACTAGCGCGTTTATCTTTGCCGAATAATCATATAGTAGGCACATCCTCGCCCTTGCGCTTAGATTTCCCATGCGCAAATTTGACGGCGGCTCGCCGATTTGCGCGGTAAAGCTATCTAAAATCGGCTGGATTTCGATGATTTTATGCGTTATTTTTAGATCTTCGCAAAGCTTTAGCGCGTCGTTTAAATTTCGCTCGTTCGAGTACTTCGTCGGCATCAAAAGCGCATGCGTTTCAATGCCCGTGCGTGCGCAAAGAGCGGCTACGACGGCAGAGTCTATGCCGCCGCTAACGCCCAGGACAAATCCTTTTGCGCCGCTTTTTTCGAGGTAACTCGCCAAAAACTCGGTTAGCTTCAGGCTGATCTGCGAATAATTTTTCATAACGATTATCACCGATAAATTTAAATTCCAAAATATTATACAATTTTTTTATAAAATTTAACTTTTAAGCTTAAAAAATATACAATTTATTTTAATTAAATTTTATAAAAGGACAAAGGTGAAAATTTTTTCAAAACCATGCGGAGATTATCAAACCAACTGCTACGTAGTATCCAAAAACGGGCGCGAGATTATTATTGATCCAGGTCAAGATTCATATGACTTTGTCGTAAAAAATTCACACGCGCCGCTCACTATTTTAAACACTCACGGACACTCCGATCACGTTCTTGACAATGTTAGCTTAAAAAATTTTTTTAATATCCCGGTATATATCCATAATAGCGATAATTTCATGCTTCACGAAGACCTTTGGGATGCCGGACAGCAGCCGATGTATGATGCGATCTGCGTAGGCGGAGCGAAATTTGAGGACGTTAAATTTAACATAGAAGACTTTGAGATCGAGTTTATGCACTTTCCCGGACATACGCCGGGATGCTGTATGGTACGCGTGGACGACGTGATCTTTAGCGGAGATTTTTTGTTTAGGGGCTCGATCGGACGCTATGATTTTCCGTTTTCAAACGCCGAGGATATGCGCCAAAGCTTGCTAAAATGCAAAAAAATACAGGGAGATTTTATACTACATCCTGGTCACGGCGAAAAAACGACACTAAAAGCCGAACGGGCGAATTTGGACTTTTGGATAGATATGATAGGCAAAGAGATGAGATTTTAACGGGTCAAATTTGATCTTTTAAAATTTCAAAATAACCGCGCCAAATTTTAAAAGGCAAATTTGACGGCGGCAGATTTGGCGTTAAATTTATGCAGGTTTTGCCAAAATGCCGTCCAAAAATACGGTGCAAAATAAAATTAAAAAGCAAAAGCGGCGCCAAATTTACCGCGCCGTCAGGTATGCTTTTAAATTTGAGCGATTTTACGCATTTTGCTTCGCCTCTTCTTTGCGTTTTTCTTCGTTTCGTCTTTGCGCGGCTTGTTTTTGCAGGTTGGTTTTGTAAATTTTAAAGATATGATCCTCTAAAATCACAACCTGAAAAGTCCCCTCAAACACCTTTATATCGTTTGTTTTGCCAGTTACTCGCACCTCGCGCTTCTTGCTCTCGTTAAAGTGCGAGCGCGCATCGAATTCGATCGCTTCGTTTAGCTTGGTCGGGGCAAAAAAATGTATCTTAGCCCCGATAACGACGCTAAAAGTCTCATTGACCGCCGCCATCGCCGCGTAGCTAGCCGCAGAGAAAACAAACCCGCTGTGTATAAGCCCCTCACTATCGGCAACCATGTCGCTCGTGGCGAAAAAACGCGTTTTAGCGTGATTTGGCTCGAGCTGCGTCACAGTACCGCTTAGGCCGATTTTTATATTCGGCGAGGTTTTTAGTTCGTTGCGAAACGGATTTTCGTCCTCGGGCAGAACAACCCCGTCGCTACTGTTGTCGTCGTAGATATTTTCGTCCATTTTTCACCTTTTTATACGCTTAGTTTTAGATAGACCCGTTTTGGCGCGGGATAGCCCTCGACCGTGCGCGTAGGGTCTGCAGGATCGAGGAAATCGCCCAAGCTCTGCCCCAAGATCCACTCTGTTTTTCGCTGCTCGTGCGCGTCCGTCGGCTTTGTAGCTAAAATTTGCGCATCTTTAAAATTCGCC of Campylobacter showae contains these proteins:
- a CDS encoding DegT/DnrJ/EryC1/StrS family aminotransferase, coding for MEEIAFYRPSIDEAETTLIKEALKDHGSVIVERLESELTEYFGVKHAITTNNNSAAHHLALCSMDLKRGDKIICSVNSTPSVAQAIRHFDAEPIFVDINEDDFNMNAESLRNTLKVHNHKKLKGIFVNHVAGQASDMDEIYAIAQEYDVKVLDDAGKSIGLTYNGVKIGSDSRSLISCFNVHSQLTNPIATAGFMLTDDDAVAERARLLRNHAIIKGGIDKDGNLGYVYDVVDIGVKYDLTGLCAAYAVAQFEKTDKFIARRRQIAAIYDKELADCPHVSLPIKKRDHVYIQYIIKIDKNRDGFAKELLERGIHTALHYKPMHLLSYYKSKYGLKVNSFPNALKTYQQVLSLPVYNALSDEEVAYICESVREIAKTRV
- a CDS encoding MBL fold metallo-hydrolase, producing MKIFSKPCGDYQTNCYVVSKNGREIIIDPGQDSYDFVVKNSHAPLTILNTHGHSDHVLDNVSLKNFFNIPVYIHNSDNFMLHEDLWDAGQQPMYDAICVGGAKFEDVKFNIEDFEIEFMHFPGHTPGCCMVRVDDVIFSGDFLFRGSIGRYDFPFSNAEDMRQSLLKCKKIQGDFILHPGHGEKTTLKAERANLDFWIDMIGKEMRF
- a CDS encoding NAD+ synthase, whose amino-acid sequence is MKNYSQISLKLTEFLASYLEKSGAKGFVLGVSGGIDSAVVAALCARTGIETHALLMPTKYSNERNLNDALKLCEDLKITHKIIEIQPILDSFTAQIGEPPSNLRMGNLSARARMCLLYDYSAKINALVVGTSNKSERLLGYGTIYGDMACALNPIGELFKTEIYELAKELGIDEKIIAKAPSADLWEGQSDEADIGYSYERLDEVLRLAQSKSEDELAQEFDPKLVATIFSRMRANKFKLSLPPVASLDGE
- a CDS encoding PaaI family thioesterase; the protein is MDENIYDDNSSDGVVLPEDENPFRNELKTSPNIKIGLSGTVTQLEPNHAKTRFFATSDMVADSEGLIHSGFVFSAASYAAMAAVNETFSVVIGAKIHFFAPTKLNEAIEFDARSHFNESKKREVRVTGKTNDIKVFEGTFQVVILEDHIFKIYKTNLQKQAAQRRNEEKRKEEAKQNA